In Mustela lutreola isolate mMusLut2 chromosome 1, mMusLut2.pri, whole genome shotgun sequence, one genomic interval encodes:
- the TMEM86A gene encoding lysoplasmalogenase-like protein TMEM86A isoform X3, translating into MVSPVTVVKSEGPKLVPFFKATCVYFVLWLPSSSPSWVSALIKCLPIFCLWLFLLAHGLGFLLTHPSATRIFAGLVFSALGDAFLIWQDQGYFMHGLLMFAVTHVLYASAFGMRPLALRTGLVMAVLSGLCYALLYPCLSGAFTYLVGIYVALIGFMGWRAVAGLRLVGAAWRWTELAAGSGALLFIISDLTIALSKFCFPVPYARALIMSTYYAAQMFIALSAVESREPVEDYRQSKAN; encoded by the exons atGGTGTCCCCGGTCACTGTG GTGAAGAGTGAGGGACCCAAGCTGGTGCCCTTCTTCAAGGCCACCTGCGTGTATTTTGTGCTCTGGCTGCCCTCGTCCAGTCCATCGTGGGTCAGCGCCCTCATCAAGTGCCTGCCCAtcttctgcctctggctcttcCTTCTGGCCCATGGCCTAGGATTCCTGCTGACCCATCCCAGTGCCACCCGCATCTTTGCGGGGCTCGTCTTCTCTGCTCTAGGTGATGCCTTCCTCATCTGGCAGGACCAGGGTTACTTTATGCACG GTCTGCTGATGTTTGCTGTGACCCACGTGCTCTACGCCTCAGCCTTTGGCATGCGGCCATTGGCTCTTCGGACAGGCCTGGTGATGGCAGTGCTGTCGGGCCTGTGCTATGCTCTCCTCTACCCATGCCTCTCAGGTGCCTTCACTTATCTGGTGGGGATCTATGTGGCCCTCATCGGCTTCATGGGCTGGCGGGCTGTGGCAGGACTCCGGCTGGTCGGGGCAGCCTGGCGCTGGACCGAGCTGGCAGCAGGCAGTGGTGCGCTGCTCTTTATCATCTCAGACCTGACCATCGCCCTCAGCAAGTTCTGCTTCCCGGTGCCCTACGCAAGGGCACTCATCATGTCTACCTACTATGCTGCCCAGATGTTCATCGCCCTGTCTGCCGTTGAGAGCCGGGAGCCAGTGGAAGACTACAGACAGAGCAAGGCCAACTGA
- the TMEM86A gene encoding lysoplasmalogenase-like protein TMEM86A isoform X2 → MSVCPTRVGGVAAREREATAAGRQVKSEGPKLVPFFKATCVYFVLWLPSSSPSWVSALIKCLPIFCLWLFLLAHGLGFLLTHPSATRIFAGLVFSALGDAFLIWQDQGYFMHGLLMFAVTHVLYASAFGMRPLALRTGLVMAVLSGLCYALLYPCLSGAFTYLVGIYVALIGFMGWRAVAGLRLVGAAWRWTELAAGSGALLFIISDLTIALSKFCFPVPYARALIMSTYYAAQMFIALSAVESREPVEDYRQSKAN, encoded by the exons ATGTCTGTGTGTCCGACGCGGGTCGGCGGGGTGGCCGCCAGGGAGAGAGAGGCGACAGCAGCTGGCCGCCAG GTGAAGAGTGAGGGACCCAAGCTGGTGCCCTTCTTCAAGGCCACCTGCGTGTATTTTGTGCTCTGGCTGCCCTCGTCCAGTCCATCGTGGGTCAGCGCCCTCATCAAGTGCCTGCCCAtcttctgcctctggctcttcCTTCTGGCCCATGGCCTAGGATTCCTGCTGACCCATCCCAGTGCCACCCGCATCTTTGCGGGGCTCGTCTTCTCTGCTCTAGGTGATGCCTTCCTCATCTGGCAGGACCAGGGTTACTTTATGCACG GTCTGCTGATGTTTGCTGTGACCCACGTGCTCTACGCCTCAGCCTTTGGCATGCGGCCATTGGCTCTTCGGACAGGCCTGGTGATGGCAGTGCTGTCGGGCCTGTGCTATGCTCTCCTCTACCCATGCCTCTCAGGTGCCTTCACTTATCTGGTGGGGATCTATGTGGCCCTCATCGGCTTCATGGGCTGGCGGGCTGTGGCAGGACTCCGGCTGGTCGGGGCAGCCTGGCGCTGGACCGAGCTGGCAGCAGGCAGTGGTGCGCTGCTCTTTATCATCTCAGACCTGACCATCGCCCTCAGCAAGTTCTGCTTCCCGGTGCCCTACGCAAGGGCACTCATCATGTCTACCTACTATGCTGCCCAGATGTTCATCGCCCTGTCTGCCGTTGAGAGCCGGGAGCCAGTGGAAGACTACAGACAGAGCAAGGCCAACTGA
- the TMEM86A gene encoding lysoplasmalogenase-like protein TMEM86A isoform X1, whose translation MGLGEGYGADVDVSKGWQVVAGENWGLRDCSSAPVSSSTHALTPMSLDRGDLHRKELSHLFSLLSPVAEQGQAWTLDLPICLFPASSISLISPQVKSEGPKLVPFFKATCVYFVLWLPSSSPSWVSALIKCLPIFCLWLFLLAHGLGFLLTHPSATRIFAGLVFSALGDAFLIWQDQGYFMHGLLMFAVTHVLYASAFGMRPLALRTGLVMAVLSGLCYALLYPCLSGAFTYLVGIYVALIGFMGWRAVAGLRLVGAAWRWTELAAGSGALLFIISDLTIALSKFCFPVPYARALIMSTYYAAQMFIALSAVESREPVEDYRQSKAN comes from the exons atggggctgggggaggggtatgGAGCAGACGTTGATGTTTCCAAGGGCTGGCAGGTTGTTGCTGGGGAGAACTGGGGACTGCGGGATTGTTCATCTGCTCCAGTTTCTTCCTCTACCCATGCCCTTACCCCAATGAGCCTGGATAGGGGAGATCTCCATAGGAAGGAACTTAGTCATCTTTTCTCCCTGCTCTCACCCGTGGCAGAGCAAGGGCAGGCTTGGACCCTGGACCTACCCATCTGCCTCTTCCCAGCCTCCTCCATCAGTCTGATCAGTCCTCAG GTGAAGAGTGAGGGACCCAAGCTGGTGCCCTTCTTCAAGGCCACCTGCGTGTATTTTGTGCTCTGGCTGCCCTCGTCCAGTCCATCGTGGGTCAGCGCCCTCATCAAGTGCCTGCCCAtcttctgcctctggctcttcCTTCTGGCCCATGGCCTAGGATTCCTGCTGACCCATCCCAGTGCCACCCGCATCTTTGCGGGGCTCGTCTTCTCTGCTCTAGGTGATGCCTTCCTCATCTGGCAGGACCAGGGTTACTTTATGCACG GTCTGCTGATGTTTGCTGTGACCCACGTGCTCTACGCCTCAGCCTTTGGCATGCGGCCATTGGCTCTTCGGACAGGCCTGGTGATGGCAGTGCTGTCGGGCCTGTGCTATGCTCTCCTCTACCCATGCCTCTCAGGTGCCTTCACTTATCTGGTGGGGATCTATGTGGCCCTCATCGGCTTCATGGGCTGGCGGGCTGTGGCAGGACTCCGGCTGGTCGGGGCAGCCTGGCGCTGGACCGAGCTGGCAGCAGGCAGTGGTGCGCTGCTCTTTATCATCTCAGACCTGACCATCGCCCTCAGCAAGTTCTGCTTCCCGGTGCCCTACGCAAGGGCACTCATCATGTCTACCTACTATGCTGCCCAGATGTTCATCGCCCTGTCTGCCGTTGAGAGCCGGGAGCCAGTGGAAGACTACAGACAGAGCAAGGCCAACTGA
- the IGSF22 gene encoding immunoglobulin superfamily member 22: protein MTTIHHQQMLQEHVSMEFSSSTTHMQTFSQTTKIVGEEVVTRKSSSTVEFFNLVTRSSNIPPGESVPEFVEKPHPVTAPEGDKAVFRAQVQGNPKPNISWKRESGIPIKESAKMFYDSINKEHVLKLEPLTSDDSDNYKCIASNDHADAIYTVSLLVTEGQEIMDFKKMLKKRAPPAPKKKQKKGIGEKEMLEILSKVPKKDFEKVCMEYGFTDFRGLLKKLKEMKKVEVETIRILKPLEDIETKIDTTVVFDCIMELKDPNIKMTWMKGNEPLRIQYSLGKYDVKQMGTKYMLVITNVNMNDAGTYSLSVGDKQMRAELKVLDEPLKFLGEMKPMKVTERQTAVFEIRLSKKVPNFVWKFNGKELKRDDKYEITVSEDGLTHTLKIKDARLCDAGEFSAEAGDLVQKAQLNIDRIPIKFVRTLKNVRVKERGRACLECELTSKDVTLHWKKDGQLLERSTKFSMSHEGKRAELVIEDAQLSDSGEYTVVAMQDGDPTEYYSTAMVTVEERLATVKSGLSDVHAATGSPAELCVVLNDEKVEGVWLKDGKEITDLPGVQIVKQGAVHKLIFPNMGPEHEGKYTFRAKGAESEASVFIADPPTIDPSVLEALAAHPVTVKVGHTANIKVPFRAKPLPKVTWYKDGVEVTEEERVSMERGEDQAVLTISKCVREDSGLILLKLKNDHGTATATLHLSVLDRPKPPQGRVEFLELSGNCVHMKWKAPKDNGGRPVTQFIVERRMVGKKSWIKIGEVDSKVTNFSTNKVEEGKAYQFRILAVNSEGVSDPLETDEVFAGNPIEPPGLASQPQVTDVTKDTMTITWNAPTQDGGAPVLGYIVERRKKGSNLWVPVNKDPIQDTKCTVDGLLEDTEYEFRVIAVNKAGPGQPSMASNSVVAKDPVKPPGLVQGLHVSDSSNSSISLAWREPAEGDPPSGYILEMRAEDTKEWSKCTKIPISGTCYTVGGLTERQKYFFRIRAVNEAGVGEPVELDEGVRAMPPPAAPKFDLSARLKSHMVVRAGTALCIHAAFSGSPPPNVIWQKDGIPTKGRETITKGKNHSQFLINSTKRSDSGVYRILLQNEFGEAYYDVHVRVADFPRPPTNLQLYEEVPNTVTLTWNHSPDVQEDSEAHYVILKRDASTATWFTAADHVFSNKYTVTGLLPGRKYYFRVLARNEIGDSDPLDSKDTWLVNKDKIEDLSAKLKPYEQKDWRHAPRFLIPLKPHMVLRGQDCTMTCAFLGNPRPTVTLYKGDVNITANSKFWYNSTSGVCTIVIPTCTLKDSGEYSVLVENELGKDRSSCTLTVYDKDDKSILASVTESLQKKSKYLM from the exons ATGACGACCATTCACCACCAGCAGATGCTGCAGGAGCACGTGTCCATGGAGTTCTCCAGCTCCACCACCCACATGCAGACCTTCTCCCAGACAACCAAGATCGTAGGAG AGGAAGTCGTGACAAGGAAGTCCTCCAGCACTGTAGAGTTCTTCAACTTGGTCACTCGGAGTTCTAACATCCCTCCAGGGGAGAGCGTCCCAGAGTTCGTGGAGAAACCTCACCCTGTCACCGCGCCTGAGG GGGATAAAGCCGTGTTCCGAGCCCAGGTGCAGGGAAACCCCAAACCCAACATCTCCTGGAAGAGAGAGAGCGGCATTCCCATCAAGGAGTCGGCCAAGATGTTCTACGACAGCATTAACAAGGAGCATGTGCTGAAG CTGGAGCCACTGACCTCCGATGACTCTGACAACTACAAGTGCATCGCAAGCAATGACCATGCAGATGCCATCTACACTGTGTCCTTGCTGGTGACAGAAG GTCAAGAGATAATGGATTTCAAGAAGATGTTGAAGAAGAG GGCACCTCCTGCTcccaagaagaagcagaagaagggaaTAGGTGAGAAAGAGATGTTGGAGATTTTGTCCAAGGTGCCCAAGAAGGACTTTGAGAAGGTCTGCATGGAGTATGGCTTCACTGACTTCCGGGGGCTGCTCAAGAAGctcaaagagatgaagaaagtggAGGTGGAG ACCATCCGGATTCTGAAGCCCCTGGAAGACATAGAAACCAAGATCGACACCACTGTGGTCTTTGACTGCATCATGGAGCTGAAGGATCCCAATATCAAGATGACATGGATGAAG GGAAACGAACCACTGAGGATCCAGTACTCCCTAGGCAAGTATGATGTGAAGCAGATGGGCACCAAGTACATGCTGGTTATTACCAACGTGAACATGAACGACGCAGGCACCTACAGCCTGTCCGTGGGTGACAAGCAGATGAGAGCAGAGCTCAAAGTTCTGG ATGAGCCCCTGAAGTTCTTGGGAGAGATGAAGCCAATGAAGGTGACAGAGCGGCAGACGGCTGTATTTGAGATCCGCCTCTCCAAGAAAGTACCTAACTTTGTTTGGAAGTTCAATGGGAAGGAGCTGAAGAGGGATGACAAGTATGAAATCACAGTGTCTGAGGATGGTCTGACCCACACGCTTAAGATTAAGGATGCCAGACTCTGTGATGCCGGCGAGTTCTCTGCGGAAGCAGGGGACCTGGTACAGAAAGCCCAGCTCAATATTGACC GCATCCCCATCAAGTTTGTGAGAACTCTAAAGAATGTACGTGTGAAAGAGAGGGGCCGAGCGTGCCTCGAGTGTGAGCTGACGTCCAAGGACGTGACGCTGCACTGGAAGAAGGACGGGCAGCTGCTGGAACGCAGCACCAAGTTCAGCATGAGCCATGAGGGCAAGCGAGCGGAGCTGGTCATTGAGGATGCACAGCTCAGTGACAGTGGCGAGTACACTGTGGTGGCCATGCAGGATGGAGACCCCACGGAATACTACAGTACTGCCATGGTCACCGTGGAGG AGCGTCTGGCCACGGTGAAGAGCGGCCTGTCCGACGTGCACGCGGCCACTGGGAGCCCGGCTGAGCTGTGCGTTGTGCTAAACGACGAGAAGGTGGAGGGCGTGTGGCTGAAGGACGGCAAGGAG ATCACGGACTTGCCCGGTGTGCAGATCGTGAAGCAGGGTGCAGTGCACAAGCTCATCTTCCCCAACATGGGCCCGGAGCATGAGGGCAAGTACACATTCCGGGCCAAGGGCGCAGAGAGTGAAGCCTCGGTGTTCATTGCAG ATCCACCTACCATCGACCCTTCGGTGCTGGAGGCGCTAGCGGCACACCCCGTGACTGTGAAGGTGGGTCACACGGCGAACATCAAGGTGCCCTTCCGGGCGAAGCCGCTGCCCAAAGTGACGTGGTACAAAGACGGCGTGGAGGTGACGGAGGAGGAGCGCGTGTCCATGGAGCGCGGGGAAGATCAGGCGGTGCTCACCATTTCAAAGTGCGTGCGTGAGGACAGTGGCCTCATTCTGCTCAAGCTCAAGAATGACCACGGCACAGCCACAGCCACTCTGCACCTCAGCGTGCTGG ACCGTCCCAAGCCTCCCCAGGGCCGGGTGGAGTTCCTGGAACTCTCGGGGAACTGTGTGCACATGAAGTGGAAGGCCCCGAAAGACAACGGCGGGCGGCCTGTGACACAGTTCATAGTGGAGCGGAGGATGGTCGGCAAGAAGTCCTGGATTAAGATAGGCGAGGTGGACAGCAAAGTCACAAACTTCTCCACCAACAAAGTAGAAGAGGGGAAAGCCTACCAGTTTCGTATCCTGGCGGTTAATTCAGAAGGAGTGAGCGACCCCCTGGAAACAGATGAAGTGTTTGCAGGAAATCCCATTG AGCCCCCGGGTCTTGCCTCCCAGCCTCAAGTGACTGATGTGACCAAAGACACCATGACCATCACATGGAATGCCCCTACTCAGGATGGGGGAGCCCCAGTGCTCGGCTACATTGTGGAGCGGAGGAAGAAAGGCAGTAACCTATGGGTGCCAGTCAACAAGGACCCCATCCAAG ACACCAAGTGCACTGTGGATGGTCTCCTGGAGGACACAGAATATGAATTCCGAGTTATAGCTGTGAATAAGGCAGGCCCCGGACAGCCCAGTATGGCATCCAACTCAGTGGTAGCCAAGGACCCTGTCA aacCCCCAGGCCTGGTGCAGGGTCTGCACGTGTCTGATTCCTCCAACTCCAGCATCTCCCTGGCCTGGCGGGAGCCTGCAGAGGGAGACCCACCCTCCGGTTACATCCTTGAGATGCGGGCGGAGGACACGAAGGAGTGGTCCAAGTGCACAAAGATCCCCATCTCAGGCACCTGCTACACAGTGGGAGGCCTCACCGAGAGGCAGAAATATTTCTTCCGAATCCGGGCTGTGAACgaggctggggttggggagcCCGTGGAGCTGGATGAGGGGGTCCGTGCCATGCCACCCCCAG CTGCCCCCAAGTTTGACCTCAGTGCCCGGCTGAAGAGTCACATGGTGGTTCGTGCTGGGACAGCCCTCTGCATCCATGCTGCCTTCTCT GGCTCACCACCACCCAACGTGATTTGGCAGAAAGACGGCATCCCCACCAAGGGCCGGGAAACCATCACCAAGGGCAAAAACCACTCCCAGTTCCTTATCAACAGCACCAAGCGCTCTGACTCAGGCGTGTACCGCATCTTGCTCCAGAATGAGTTTGGAGAGGCGTACTATGACGTCCACGTCCGTGTGGCAG ATTTTCCGCGGCCACCCACAAACCTACAGCTGTATGAGGAGGTCCCCAACACAGTGACTCTGACCTGGAACCATAGCCCTGACGTGCAGGAGGACAGTGAGGCCCACTATGTCATCCTGAAGCGGGATGCCAGTACTGCCACCTGGTTCACAGCAGCCGATCACGTCTTCAGCAACAAGTACACGGTGACAGGGTTACTCCCTGGCAGGAAGTACTACTTCCGAGTGCTGGCCCGGAACGAGATTGGTGACAGTGACCCGCTCGACTCCAAGGACACCTGGCTCGTCAACAAGGATAAGA TCGAGGACCTGAGTGCCAAGCTGAAGCCATACGAGCAGAAGGACTGGCGACACGCACCGCGCTTCCTGATCCCACTCAAGCCGCACATGGTGCTGCGCGGCCAGGACTGCACCATGACCTGCGCCTTCCTTGGGAACCCGCGCCCCACGGTGACCCTCTACAAGGGCGACGTCAACATCACGGCCAACTCCAAGTTCTGGTACAACTCCACCAGCGGGGTCTGCACGATCGTCATCCCCACCTGCACGCTCAAGGACAGCGGCGAGTACAGCGTGCTGGTGGAGAACGAGCTGGGCAAGGACCGCAGCAGCTGCACGCTCACGGTGTACG ACAAAGATGACAAGTCCATCCTAGCATCAGTCACTGAAAGTCTGCAGAAGAAGTCCAAGTACCTCATGTGA